A single region of the Streptomyces sp. NBC_00425 genome encodes:
- the groL gene encoding chaperonin GroEL (60 kDa chaperone family; promotes refolding of misfolded polypeptides especially under stressful conditions; forms two stacked rings of heptamers to form a barrel-shaped 14mer; ends can be capped by GroES; misfolded proteins enter the barrel where they are refolded when GroES binds) → MAKILKFDEDARRALERGVNKLADTVKVTIGPKGRNVVIDKKFGAPTITNDGVTIAREVELDDPYENLGAQLVKEVATKTNDIAGDGTTTATVLAQALVREGLKNVAAGASPAALKKGIDAAVKAVSEELLATARPIEEKSDIAAVAALSAQDTQVGELIAEAMDKVGKDGVITVEESNTFGLELDFTEGMAFDKGYLSPYFVTDQERMEAVLEDPYILINQGKISSIADLLPLLEKVIQTNSSKPLLIIAEDLEGEALSTLVVNKIRGTFNAVAVKAPGFGDRRKAMLQDMAVLTGATVISEEVGLKLDQVGLDVLGSARRVTVTKDDTTIVDGGGSSEDVVGRVGQIKAEIENTDSDWDREKLQERLAKLAGGVCVIKVGAATEVELKEKKHRLEDAISATRAAVEEGIVSGGGSALVHAVKVLEGNLDKTGDEATGVAVVRKAAVEPLRWIAENAGLEGYVITSKVAELEKGQGFNAATGEYGDLVKAGVIDPVKVTRSALENAASIASLLLTTETLVVEKKEEEEPAAGGHGHGHSH, encoded by the coding sequence ATGGCGAAGATCCTGAAGTTCGACGAGGACGCCCGTCGCGCCCTCGAGCGCGGCGTCAACAAGCTTGCCGACACGGTCAAGGTGACGATCGGCCCCAAGGGCCGCAACGTCGTCATCGACAAGAAGTTCGGCGCTCCCACCATCACCAACGACGGCGTCACCATCGCCCGCGAGGTCGAGCTCGACGACCCGTACGAGAACCTCGGCGCCCAGCTGGTGAAGGAGGTGGCGACCAAGACCAACGACATCGCGGGTGACGGTACGACCACCGCCACCGTGCTGGCCCAGGCGCTCGTCCGCGAGGGCCTGAAGAACGTCGCCGCCGGCGCCTCCCCGGCCGCCCTGAAGAAGGGCATCGACGCGGCGGTCAAGGCTGTGTCCGAGGAACTCCTCGCGACCGCCCGCCCGATCGAGGAGAAGTCCGACATCGCCGCCGTGGCCGCGCTCTCCGCGCAGGACACGCAGGTCGGCGAGCTCATCGCCGAGGCGATGGACAAGGTCGGCAAGGACGGTGTCATCACCGTCGAGGAGTCCAACACCTTCGGTCTGGAGCTGGACTTCACCGAGGGCATGGCCTTCGACAAGGGCTACCTGTCGCCGTACTTCGTGACGGACCAGGAGCGCATGGAGGCCGTCCTCGAGGACCCCTACATCCTCATCAACCAGGGCAAGATCTCCTCGATCGCCGACCTGCTGCCGCTGCTCGAGAAGGTCATCCAGACCAACTCCTCCAAGCCGCTGCTGATCATCGCCGAGGACCTCGAGGGTGAGGCGCTCTCCACCCTCGTCGTCAACAAGATCCGCGGCACCTTCAACGCGGTCGCCGTCAAGGCCCCGGGCTTCGGTGACCGTCGCAAGGCGATGCTGCAGGACATGGCCGTCCTCACCGGCGCCACCGTCATCTCCGAGGAGGTCGGCCTCAAGCTCGACCAGGTCGGCCTCGACGTGCTGGGCTCCGCCCGCCGCGTCACCGTCACCAAGGACGACACCACCATCGTCGACGGCGGCGGCAGCTCCGAGGACGTCGTGGGCCGCGTCGGCCAGATCAAGGCCGAGATCGAGAACACGGACTCCGACTGGGACCGCGAGAAGCTCCAGGAGCGCCTCGCGAAGCTGGCCGGCGGCGTGTGCGTGATCAAGGTCGGCGCCGCCACCGAGGTGGAGCTGAAGGAGAAGAAGCACCGTCTGGAGGACGCCATCTCCGCGACCCGCGCCGCGGTCGAGGAGGGCATCGTCTCCGGTGGCGGTTCCGCGCTCGTCCACGCCGTCAAGGTCCTCGAGGGCAACCTCGACAAGACCGGCGACGAGGCCACGGGTGTCGCGGTCGTCCGCAAGGCCGCCGTCGAGCCGCTGCGCTGGATCGCCGAGAACGCGGGCCTCGAGGGTTACGTCATCACCTCCAAGGTCGCCGAGCTCGAGAAGGGCCAGGGCTTCAACGCCGCGACCGGCGAGTACGGCGACCTGGTCAAGGCCGGCGTCATCGACCCGGTCAAGGTCACCCGCTCCGCCCTGGAGAACGCCGCCTCCATCGCCTCCCTCCTCCTGACGACCGAGACCCTCGTCGTCGAGAAGAAGGAAGAGGAGGAGCCGGCCGCCGGCGGTCACGGCCACGGCCACTCCCACTGA
- the groES gene encoding co-chaperone GroES, producing MTTTSSKVAIKPLEDRIVVQPLDAEQTTASGLVIPDTAKEKPQEGAVLAVGPGRFENGERLPLDVKVGDVVLYSKYGGTEVKYNGEEFLVLSARDVLAIIEK from the coding sequence GTGACGACCACCAGCTCCAAGGTTGCCATCAAGCCGCTCGAGGACCGCATTGTGGTCCAGCCGCTCGACGCCGAGCAGACCACCGCCTCTGGCCTGGTCATCCCGGACACCGCGAAGGAGAAGCCCCAGGAGGGCGCTGTCCTCGCGGTGGGCCCGGGTCGCTTCGAGAACGGCGAGCGCCTGCCGCTCGACGTCAAGGTCGGCGACGTCGTCCTGTACAGCAAGTACGGCGGCACCGAGGTGAAGTACAACGGCGAGGAGTTCCTCGTCCTCTCGGCTCGCGACGTGCTCGCGATCATCGAGAAGTAA
- a CDS encoding polysaccharide deacetylase family protein, with protein sequence MRARQKGAGEAAVLLVALTALVLTTLSGCAQSVDPIERLGRKAAARVHPAGPAAGQPAYRRWGLTAPLAPAPAHPARSLAGSPGTALPPVVDHVPTADRVVFLTYDDGAERDPRFVDMVRELRLPVSMFLTDSVIGPGYGRLARLQSVGASVQNHTLDHPALRGLPYAGQRAEICGQQDKLRARFGLRPRLLRPPYGAYDATTRRAAADCGISAVVLWRASMGPTALAYAHGPHRLHPGDVIAVAPDETTAPDLRDRTTRLLRQIQDQHLTVARLEDYL encoded by the coding sequence GTGAGGGCGCGGCAGAAGGGCGCGGGAGAGGCGGCCGTCCTGCTCGTCGCGCTCACCGCGCTCGTCCTGACGACCCTCAGCGGCTGCGCCCAGTCCGTCGACCCGATCGAGCGGCTGGGCAGGAAGGCCGCGGCCCGGGTCCACCCCGCCGGCCCGGCCGCCGGGCAGCCCGCCTACCGCCGCTGGGGTCTGACGGCCCCCCTGGCCCCCGCCCCGGCCCACCCGGCGCGTTCCCTGGCCGGCAGCCCCGGAACGGCCCTCCCGCCGGTCGTGGACCACGTCCCGACCGCCGACCGGGTCGTCTTCCTCACCTACGACGACGGCGCCGAACGCGACCCCCGCTTCGTCGACATGGTCCGCGAACTGCGCCTGCCGGTCAGCATGTTCCTCACCGACAGCGTGATCGGCCCCGGCTACGGCCGACTGGCGCGGCTGCAGTCGGTCGGGGCCAGCGTCCAGAACCACACCCTGGACCACCCGGCGCTGCGCGGTCTGCCCTACGCCGGCCAGCGCGCCGAGATCTGCGGCCAGCAGGACAAGCTGCGCGCCCGTTTCGGCCTGCGCCCCCGACTCCTCCGCCCGCCCTACGGCGCCTATGACGCCACCACCCGACGCGCCGCCGCCGACTGCGGCATCTCGGCCGTCGTCCTCTGGCGTGCCTCGATGGGGCCCACGGCCCTCGCCTACGCGCACGGCCCCCACCGGCTCCACCCCGGCGACGTCATCGCCGTGGCCCCGGACGAGACGACGGCCCCGGACCTGCGGGACCGGACGACGCGACTCCTGCGCCAGATCCAGGACCAGCACCTGACGGTGGCCCGTCTGGAGGACTACCTCTGA
- a CDS encoding polysaccharide deacetylase family protein: MGPVVQNDMNGLDGPARRRPRTQTRPRTGLRSRRGTHSSGTRAAAGIRSLVAVLALAAVASGCAGGGAGRTTRPAPGQQPEKAAPPVVAPARALYGYAARLRAAHQARVAAAGRWGLRKVPLTPPAPPAHKPEITTRKGFEVDDHEELGLPPVFTRVPTEDRVVFLTIDDGAEKDPAFLRMMSELKIPYTAFLSDYLIKDDYGYFKEMQDRGAALNNHTLHHPYLPALSYARQKHEICGMQEVIRERYGTRPALFRPPFGNYDQDTLRAAKSCGVRYAPLWDEEVFVDHWEYREGDRDLHPGDIVLSHFRGRGEWKGTMPDLVRRFLDKVTAKGYAVARLEDYL, encoded by the coding sequence ATGGGACCTGTCGTACAAAATGACATGAACGGCCTCGACGGGCCGGCCCGCCGCCGCCCCCGCACACAAACCCGCCCCCGGACGGGGCTCCGTAGCCGCAGGGGAACGCACAGCTCCGGGACCCGTGCCGCCGCGGGAATCAGGAGCCTCGTCGCCGTCCTCGCGCTGGCGGCCGTCGCGTCGGGCTGCGCCGGAGGGGGCGCCGGCCGCACGACCCGCCCCGCGCCCGGACAGCAGCCGGAGAAGGCGGCGCCCCCGGTGGTCGCCCCCGCCCGCGCCCTGTACGGCTACGCCGCCCGGCTCCGCGCCGCCCACCAGGCCCGGGTCGCCGCGGCCGGGCGCTGGGGCCTGAGAAAGGTCCCGCTGACGCCCCCCGCGCCGCCCGCGCACAAGCCGGAGATCACCACCCGCAAGGGCTTCGAGGTCGACGACCACGAGGAGCTCGGTCTCCCGCCGGTCTTCACCAGGGTCCCCACCGAGGACCGGGTCGTCTTCCTCACCATCGACGACGGCGCCGAGAAGGACCCGGCGTTCCTGCGCATGATGAGCGAGCTGAAGATCCCGTACACCGCGTTCCTCAGCGACTACCTGATCAAGGACGACTACGGATACTTCAAGGAGATGCAGGACCGGGGGGCGGCCCTGAACAACCACACGCTCCACCACCCCTACCTGCCGGCCCTCTCCTACGCCCGTCAGAAACACGAGATCTGCGGGATGCAGGAGGTGATCCGGGAGCGCTACGGCACCCGCCCCGCCCTCTTCCGGCCGCCCTTCGGCAACTACGACCAGGACACCCTGCGCGCCGCGAAGAGCTGCGGCGTGCGCTACGCCCCGCTCTGGGACGAGGAGGTCTTCGTCGACCACTGGGAGTACCGCGAAGGGGACCGGGACCTGCACCCCGGCGACATCGTCCTGAGCCACTTCCGCGGCCGCGGCGAATGGAAGGGCACCATGCCCGACCTGGTCCGCCGCTTCCTGGACAAGGTCACGGCGAAGGGCTACGCGGTGGCCCGTCTGGAGGACTACCTGTGA
- a CDS encoding class I SAM-dependent methyltransferase — MNDLAPLRTPEGRALLDAVRGTAPADELAVATRLRREHPADLVSAALGQARLRQRAAVKFGARDAERMFFTPNGVEQSTRASVAGYRAERMKALGVTSVADLCCGIGGDAIALARAGIRVLAVDRDPAAAEAARANAEALGLGELIEVREADVTEVDARGYDAVFVDPARRGGRGRIFDPEAYSPPLSWAVGAALAAPRAALKIAPGVPHEAIPAEAEAEWISDGGDVKEAVLWFGTEPGTVRATLLPGPRTLLGAGLPDPRVRPVGRYLYEPDGAVIRAHLVADVARELDGGLVDETIAYVTADALHPTPYATAYEITDQLPFGVKKLKALLRERGVGVLTVKKRGSAVEPEELRKKVLPKPQGSEAVTVFLTRVAGAPTMLIGKPASA, encoded by the coding sequence GTGAACGACCTCGCCCCCCTGCGCACTCCCGAGGGCCGCGCCCTCCTCGACGCGGTGCGCGGCACCGCCCCCGCCGACGAACTCGCCGTCGCCACCCGGCTCCGCCGCGAGCATCCCGCCGACCTGGTCTCCGCGGCCCTCGGCCAGGCCCGGCTGCGGCAGCGGGCGGCGGTGAAGTTCGGGGCGCGGGACGCGGAGCGGATGTTCTTCACGCCGAACGGGGTGGAGCAGTCGACGCGGGCGAGTGTCGCCGGCTACCGGGCCGAGCGGATGAAGGCGCTCGGCGTGACCTCCGTCGCCGACCTGTGCTGCGGGATCGGCGGGGACGCGATCGCCCTCGCCCGCGCCGGGATCCGGGTGCTGGCCGTGGACCGGGACCCGGCGGCGGCCGAGGCGGCGCGCGCGAACGCCGAGGCGCTCGGGCTGGGCGAGCTGATCGAGGTGCGGGAGGCGGACGTCACCGAGGTGGACGCCCGCGGTTACGACGCCGTCTTCGTGGATCCCGCGCGCCGGGGCGGCCGGGGGCGCATCTTCGATCCCGAGGCGTACTCCCCTCCCCTGTCGTGGGCGGTGGGCGCCGCCCTCGCCGCCCCGCGCGCCGCCCTCAAGATCGCGCCCGGGGTGCCGCACGAGGCGATCCCCGCCGAGGCCGAGGCCGAGTGGATCTCGGACGGCGGGGACGTCAAGGAGGCGGTGCTGTGGTTCGGGACCGAGCCGGGAACCGTCCGGGCCACCCTGCTGCCGGGGCCGCGCACCCTGCTCGGCGCCGGTCTGCCCGACCCCCGCGTCCGGCCCGTCGGGCGGTATCTGTACGAGCCGGACGGCGCCGTCATCCGGGCTCATCTGGTCGCCGACGTGGCCCGGGAGCTCGACGGCGGACTGGTCGACGAGACCATCGCCTACGTCACCGCCGACGCCCTGCACCCCACCCCGTATGCCACCGCATACGAGATCACCGATCAACTCCCCTTCGGCGTCAAGAAGTTGAAGGCCCTGTTGCGGGAGCGGGGGGTCGGTGTCCTGACCGTGAAGAAACGGGGTTCGGCGGTGGAGCCGGAGGAGCTGCGGAAGAAGGTGCTTCCCAAGCCGCAGGGTTCCGAGGCGGTGACGGTGTTCCTCACGCGGGTGGCGGGCGCCCCGACCATGCTGATCGGGAAGCCCGCCTCCGCCTGA
- a CDS encoding RNA polymerase sigma factor, giving the protein METVFRLESPRVIAAVARLVRDVGVAEELAQDALVAALEQWPRDGVPDHPGAWLTTTARRRAVDLIRRRENHARKLQEIGRDLETTTAPPQEPADPDDIDDDLLRLVFTACHPVLSAESRIALTLRLLGGLSTPEIARAFLVPEPTVAQRIVRAKKTLATRNVPFEVPYGPDREARLGSVLDVIYLIFNEGYAATAGDDWLRPALCEDALRLGRQLAALMPKEPEVHGLVSLLEFQASRSAARTAPDGTPVLLKDQDRRRWNRMLIARGITALDRARSVAAGAPPGPYALQAAIAACHAHAYTYDRTDWAGIATLYGLLAARFPSPVVELNRAVAVSMTEGPAAALAIVDALTAEPALREYHLLPSVRADLLSRLGRTAEARAEFERAAALTASARERRLLLHRAAASD; this is encoded by the coding sequence ATCGAGACCGTCTTCCGTCTGGAGTCCCCCCGCGTCATCGCCGCCGTCGCCCGACTCGTGCGGGACGTCGGCGTCGCCGAGGAACTGGCCCAGGACGCCCTGGTCGCCGCGCTGGAGCAGTGGCCGCGCGACGGCGTGCCGGACCACCCCGGCGCCTGGCTGACCACCACCGCCCGGCGTCGTGCCGTCGACCTGATCCGCCGGCGTGAGAACCACGCCCGCAAGCTCCAGGAGATCGGCCGCGACCTGGAGACCACCACCGCCCCGCCCCAGGAGCCCGCCGACCCCGACGACATCGACGACGACCTGCTCCGGCTCGTCTTCACGGCCTGTCATCCGGTGCTCTCCGCCGAGTCCCGCATCGCCCTCACCCTGCGTCTGCTGGGCGGCCTGAGCACACCGGAGATCGCCCGCGCCTTCCTGGTCCCCGAGCCGACGGTCGCCCAGCGGATCGTGCGCGCCAAGAAGACCCTGGCGACCAGGAACGTGCCCTTCGAGGTGCCGTACGGCCCCGACCGCGAGGCCCGGCTCGGCTCCGTCCTCGACGTCATCTACCTGATCTTCAACGAGGGGTACGCGGCCACCGCCGGTGACGACTGGCTGCGCCCGGCGCTGTGCGAGGACGCCCTGCGGCTGGGGCGGCAGCTGGCGGCGCTGATGCCGAAGGAGCCCGAGGTCCACGGCCTCGTCTCGCTGCTGGAGTTCCAGGCGTCCCGGTCGGCCGCCCGCACCGCCCCCGACGGCACGCCCGTCCTGCTCAAGGACCAGGACCGCCGCCGCTGGAACCGCATGCTGATCGCGCGCGGCATCACCGCCCTCGACCGGGCGCGGAGCGTGGCGGCGGGCGCGCCCCCGGGCCCGTACGCCCTCCAGGCGGCCATCGCGGCCTGCCATGCGCACGCGTACACGTACGACCGGACCGACTGGGCGGGCATCGCCACCCTGTACGGGCTGCTGGCGGCCCGCTTCCCCTCCCCGGTGGTCGAGTTGAACCGCGCGGTCGCCGTGTCGATGACCGAGGGCCCGGCGGCCGCCCTGGCCATCGTCGACGCCCTGACGGCCGAACCCGCGCTGCGGGAGTACCACTTGCTCCCGAGCGTCCGGGCCGACCTGCTGTCCCGCCTCGGCCGCACCGCGGAGGCCCGGGCCGAGTTCGAACGGGCGGCGGCGCTGACGGCCAGCGCACGCGAACGGCGCCTGCTGCTGCACCGGGCCGCGGCGTCGGACTGA
- a CDS encoding YciI family protein, whose product MPRYLSLVKIDEATAPAEGPSPELMQRMGELIEEVTKAGVMLETAGLTPSAQGVRAHWEGGKITLTDGPFTEAKEVVGGYAIMQCKDMAEAVEWTKRFLKVHEEHWTVTCEVREIAEG is encoded by the coding sequence ATGCCCCGCTATCTGTCGCTCGTGAAGATCGACGAGGCCACCGCCCCGGCCGAGGGCCCCAGCCCGGAGCTGATGCAGCGGATGGGCGAACTGATCGAGGAGGTCACCAAGGCCGGCGTCATGCTGGAGACCGCCGGGCTGACCCCGTCCGCGCAGGGCGTCCGCGCGCACTGGGAGGGCGGGAAGATCACCCTCACCGACGGGCCCTTCACCGAGGCCAAGGAGGTCGTCGGCGGCTACGCGATCATGCAGTGCAAGGACATGGCCGAGGCCGTCGAATGGACGAAGAGGTTCCTGAAGGTGCACGAGGAGCACTGGACGGTGACCTGCGAGGTGCGGGAAATCGCGGAAGGCTGA
- a CDS encoding LCP family protein — protein MTGLEEHGETGSGAGRRSRALKAAGLTLAAVLAVGVGTAGWAYRHLNGNIKSVDIDNALGDDRPAKAVTTPSAPASASPAPTEPVNLLVLGSDSRSGAANQALGGGDSTGARSDTAMVVHIDAGRTTATVVSIPRDTLVTRPSCPLPDGGSTATAYGAMFNTAYAVGGPVCAVKTVESITGVRMDHYVEVDFSGFAELVDALGGVTVTTDEDIDDDDSHLHLAAGTHHLNGARALALARTRHGIGDGSDLGRIGLQQKLVKALLEQIASTDLLTSPAELYKAADAITGSLTTDTGLDSLAELTELGRSLQGLSAGHVRTVTMPVVPAPSDPNRVVAREPAASALWKSLK, from the coding sequence GTGACGGGACTCGAGGAGCACGGCGAAACCGGCAGCGGAGCGGGCCGGCGGTCGAGAGCACTGAAGGCCGCCGGCCTCACACTGGCCGCCGTCCTGGCGGTGGGCGTCGGGACGGCCGGCTGGGCCTACCGGCACCTCAACGGCAACATCAAGAGCGTCGACATCGACAACGCGCTCGGCGACGACCGGCCGGCGAAGGCGGTCACGACCCCGTCGGCCCCGGCGTCCGCCTCCCCGGCGCCCACCGAGCCCGTGAACCTCCTCGTGCTGGGCTCGGACTCGCGCAGCGGCGCGGCGAACCAGGCGCTCGGCGGCGGCGACAGCACCGGCGCCCGCTCCGACACGGCGATGGTCGTGCACATCGACGCCGGCCGCACGACGGCCACGGTCGTCAGCATCCCGCGCGACACCCTCGTCACCCGGCCCTCCTGCCCGCTGCCCGACGGCGGTTCGACCGCGACGGCGTACGGCGCGATGTTCAACACCGCCTACGCGGTCGGCGGCCCGGTGTGCGCCGTCAAGACGGTCGAGTCGATCACCGGCGTCCGTATGGACCACTACGTCGAGGTCGACTTCTCCGGCTTCGCCGAACTCGTGGACGCGCTCGGCGGGGTCACCGTCACCACCGACGAGGACATCGACGACGACGACAGCCATCTGCACCTCGCGGCCGGCACCCACCATCTGAACGGCGCCCGCGCCCTCGCCCTGGCCCGCACCCGGCACGGCATAGGCGACGGCAGCGACCTCGGCCGCATAGGCCTCCAGCAGAAACTGGTGAAGGCCCTGCTGGAGCAGATCGCCTCCACCGACCTCCTCACGAGCCCCGCCGAGCTGTACAAGGCCGCCGACGCGATCACCGGCAGTCTGACCACCGACACCGGTCTGGACTCGCTCGCCGAGCTGACGGAACTCGGCCGGAGCCTGCAGGGCCTGTCCGCCGGGCACGTCCGGACGGTCACCATGCCCGTGGTGCCGGCCCCCTCCGACCCCAACCGGGTGGTCGCGCGGGAGCCGGCGGCGAGCGCGCTGTGGAAGTCGCTGAAATAG
- a CDS encoding endo-1,4-beta-xylanase gives MRSSRTSPRPSPGPLSSGPRLTARLTALVTGAAAAAALLVAAPVSHAADVPLRDLGAAKGKVVGTAVTGSKLTGVYGDVAGAQFSSLTPGNAMKWGSVEPTQGVFDWAEADRIVAFAQAHDQQVRGHTLVWHSQNPNWLANGSWTSAQLGTLLQNHIDTEVGRYKGKIAAWDVVNEPFNEDGTYRPTLWYNGLGADYIATALTRARAADPAARLYVNDYNVEGVNAKSTALYNLVKSLKARGVPIDGVGLQAHLVLGQVPSTFQQNIQRFADLGVDVAITELDIRMSLPSDSAELAQQKADYKAVTAACVAVTRCVNLTVWGFTDSDSWVESTFPGEGAATPYDANYAPKPAYYGISEALGGTNTPVPPTGRCAAAYSVGSQWNTGFTGNVTISCSGASLSSWKVTWAYGAGQQITQAWNAVCTQSGAAVSCANASYNGTVPDGGSVSFGFNANWSGSNPAPTITLG, from the coding sequence ATGAGATCCTCCAGAACATCTCCCCGACCGTCCCCCGGGCCGCTTTCGTCGGGGCCCCGGCTCACCGCCCGGCTCACCGCCCTGGTCACCGGCGCCGCCGCCGCGGCGGCCCTGCTCGTCGCCGCGCCCGTCTCGCACGCCGCCGACGTCCCGCTGCGCGACCTCGGCGCCGCCAAGGGGAAGGTCGTCGGCACCGCCGTCACCGGCTCCAAGCTCACCGGTGTCTACGGCGACGTCGCCGGGGCGCAGTTCTCCTCGCTGACCCCCGGCAACGCCATGAAGTGGGGCTCGGTGGAGCCGACGCAGGGCGTCTTCGACTGGGCCGAGGCGGACCGGATCGTGGCGTTCGCCCAGGCCCACGACCAGCAGGTGCGCGGCCACACCCTGGTCTGGCACAGCCAGAACCCGAACTGGCTGGCCAACGGCAGCTGGACGTCCGCGCAGCTCGGCACCCTGCTGCAGAACCACATCGACACCGAGGTCGGCCGCTACAAGGGGAAGATCGCCGCCTGGGACGTCGTCAACGAGCCCTTCAACGAGGACGGCACCTACCGCCCGACCCTCTGGTACAACGGCCTCGGCGCCGACTACATCGCCACCGCCCTGACCCGGGCGCGGGCCGCCGACCCGGCCGCCAGGCTCTACGTCAACGACTACAACGTCGAGGGCGTCAACGCGAAGTCGACGGCCCTGTACAACCTGGTCAAGTCGCTGAAGGCGCGGGGCGTCCCGATCGACGGGGTCGGGCTGCAGGCGCACCTGGTCCTCGGCCAGGTGCCGTCCACGTTCCAGCAGAACATCCAGCGCTTCGCCGACCTCGGCGTGGACGTGGCGATCACCGAGCTGGACATCCGCATGAGCCTGCCCTCCGACAGCGCCGAGCTCGCGCAACAGAAGGCCGACTACAAGGCGGTCACCGCCGCCTGTGTCGCCGTCACACGATGCGTCAACCTCACGGTCTGGGGCTTCACCGACTCCGACTCCTGGGTGGAGAGCACCTTCCCGGGGGAGGGGGCGGCGACCCCGTACGACGCGAACTACGCGCCCAAACCGGCGTACTACGGCATCTCCGAGGCGCTCGGCGGCACCAACACGCCGGTGCCGCCGACCGGCAGGTGCGCGGCTGCCTACAGCGTGGGCAGCCAGTGGAACACCGGGTTCACCGGGAACGTGACGATCTCCTGCTCGGGAGCCTCGCTGTCGTCCTGGAAGGTGACCTGGGCCTACGGCGCGGGCCAGCAGATCACCCAGGCCTGGAACGCCGTCTGCACCCAGTCGGGCGCGGCCGTGTCGTGCGCGAACGCCTCGTACAACGGGACGGTCCCGGACGGCGGTTCGGTGAGCTTCGGGTTCAACGCGAACTGGAGCGGGAGCAACCCGGCCCCCACGATCACGTTGGGATGA
- a CDS encoding LacI family DNA-binding transcriptional regulator: MTPSEPTETRTEARPTQTATLAEIAREAGVSAPTVSKVLNGRADVAPATRTRVEELLRTHGYRRRRAEATRSPLIDLVFHELESAWAMEVIRGVENVARDAGLSVVLSESAGRLTPGRTWADQVAARRPHGVVLVLSGLDESQRALLTSRSIPFVVMDPAGDPGADVPSIGATNWQGGLAATRHLVELGHRRIGAISGPPQMMCSRARIDGYRAALETAGLPVEPGLIKIGDFHHETGYRLGRELLDRPDRPTAVFAGNDLQALGFYEAARELGLRIPEDVSVVGFDDLPVARWVGPPLTTVRQPLTEMAEAAARLVLELGRSVSREAPTATRVELATSLVVRTSTGVPPAAGS; the protein is encoded by the coding sequence ATGACACCCTCGGAGCCCACAGAAACGCGGACAGAAGCGCGGCCGACGCAGACCGCGACGCTCGCGGAGATCGCCCGCGAGGCCGGCGTGTCGGCACCGACTGTTTCGAAGGTCCTCAACGGCCGCGCCGATGTCGCCCCCGCCACCCGCACCCGCGTCGAGGAGCTGCTGCGCACCCACGGATACCGGCGCCGCCGCGCGGAGGCGACCCGCTCCCCTCTGATCGACCTGGTCTTCCACGAGCTGGAGAGCGCCTGGGCGATGGAGGTCATCCGGGGTGTGGAGAACGTGGCCCGCGACGCCGGGCTGAGCGTGGTGCTCAGCGAGAGCGCCGGCCGGCTCACCCCCGGGCGGACCTGGGCCGACCAGGTCGCCGCCCGTCGCCCGCACGGCGTGGTGCTGGTGCTGTCCGGGCTCGACGAGTCCCAGCGGGCGCTGCTGACCAGCCGCTCCATCCCGTTCGTGGTGATGGACCCGGCGGGCGACCCGGGCGCCGACGTGCCGTCCATCGGGGCGACCAACTGGCAGGGCGGCCTCGCCGCCACCCGGCACCTGGTGGAGCTGGGGCACCGCCGGATCGGGGCGATCAGCGGGCCGCCGCAGATGATGTGCAGCCGGGCCCGGATCGACGGCTACCGGGCCGCGCTGGAGACCGCCGGGCTGCCGGTCGAGCCGGGACTGATCAAGATCGGCGACTTCCACCACGAGACCGGATACCGGCTGGGCCGCGAGCTGCTCGACCGCCCGGACCGGCCCACCGCCGTCTTCGCCGGCAACGACCTCCAGGCGCTCGGCTTCTACGAGGCCGCCCGCGAACTGGGCCTGCGCATCCCGGAGGACGTGAGCGTGGTCGGCTTCGACGACCTTCCGGTCGCCCGCTGGGTCGGCCCGCCGCTGACGACGGTGCGCCAGCCGCTGACCGAGATGGCCGAGGCGGCGGCCCGGCTGGTCCTGGAACTGGGCCGGTCGGTCTCCCGGGAGGCGCCGACGGCGACGCGGGTGGAGCTGGCCACCAGCCTCGTGGTGCGGACGAGCACGGGTGTGCCGCCCGCGGCCGGAAGTTGA